Proteins encoded within one genomic window of Methanosarcina barkeri str. Wiesmoor:
- a CDS encoding bifunctional 5,6,7,8-tetrahydromethanopterin hydro-lyase/3-hexulose-6-phosphate synthase: MFQIGEALMGQGAELAHVDLMIGDKGGPVGQAFANGLTQLSVGHTPLLSVIRPNLPPKPSTLIIPKVTVKNMEQAGKIFGPAQAAVAKAVADSVEEGVISKDQVEEIVIVASVFIHPDAQDYNKIYRYNYGATKLAIKRALGGFPDINTVLEESNKSTHAIMGFKVTRLWDPPYLQVAFDNPDIEFVQSAISQIPKSDHVIIEAGTPLIKRYGMDVISRIREVRPDAFIVADLKTLDTGNLEARMVADAAGDAIVVSALAPISTIDKLIEEAHKTGIYAVMDTLNQQDPISVLKQLKVMPDVIELHRGIDIEATEHAWGNIAEIKKIAPKILVAVAGGVRLDKVPVALGQGADILVVGRAITNSKDVREVAEQFINSLNKPEIDQFRVMTDF; this comes from the coding sequence ATGTTTCAAATAGGAGAAGCTTTAATGGGGCAGGGTGCAGAACTTGCCCATGTTGATTTGATGATAGGAGACAAGGGAGGACCCGTAGGGCAGGCTTTTGCAAACGGCCTGACCCAGCTTTCAGTCGGACATACTCCACTCCTGTCCGTTATCAGGCCCAATCTACCTCCAAAACCTTCAACCCTAATTATTCCGAAGGTTACGGTAAAAAATATGGAGCAGGCAGGAAAAATTTTCGGACCTGCTCAGGCAGCCGTTGCAAAGGCAGTAGCAGACTCAGTTGAAGAAGGCGTAATCTCAAAGGACCAGGTTGAAGAAATTGTCATTGTAGCCAGTGTCTTTATCCATCCTGATGCCCAGGATTACAACAAGATCTACAGGTATAATTACGGAGCAACAAAACTCGCAATCAAGCGTGCTCTCGGAGGCTTCCCGGACATTAACACCGTTCTTGAGGAAAGCAACAAGTCTACCCATGCTATCATGGGATTCAAGGTTACAAGGCTCTGGGACCCACCATACCTGCAGGTTGCTTTTGACAATCCTGACATCGAATTTGTGCAATCTGCCATATCCCAAATTCCTAAAAGCGATCACGTTATTATCGAAGCAGGCACACCTCTTATCAAACGCTATGGTATGGATGTCATTTCAAGGATCAGAGAGGTCAGGCCTGATGCCTTCATAGTAGCTGACTTAAAAACTCTGGACACCGGAAATCTTGAAGCAAGAATGGTTGCAGATGCTGCAGGAGATGCTATTGTGGTCTCTGCTCTTGCCCCGATAAGCACTATTGACAAGCTTATTGAGGAAGCCCATAAGACAGGTATCTATGCGGTAATGGATACTCTCAACCAGCAAGATCCGATTTCTGTCTTAAAACAGCTTAAGGTCATGCCTGATGTCATTGAACTCCACCGTGGAATCGACATTGAAGCCACCGAACATGCATGGGGCAATATCGCCGAGATCAAGAAGATTGCTCCAAAGATTCTGGTTGCCGTTGCAGGCGGAGTCCGTCTTGACAAAGTGCCTGTAGCTCTCGGCCAGGGTGCTGATATTCTTGTCGTCGGACGTGCGATTACTAACTCAAAGGATGTCAGGGAAGTTGCTGAGCAGTTCATCAACAGCCTTAACAAACC